One stretch of Bacteroidota bacterium DNA includes these proteins:
- a CDS encoding BadF/BadG/BcrA/BcrD ATPase family protein produces the protein MKLEKYIIGMDGGGTKTHAVITNLSGVILAEHIAGPSNFQIIGVEKAAETIYSLIEMCCDSVECAISDLSIVACGLTGAGRTGDQKRMADGLKKFSAAKKKKLKKVIIESDARIALEGAFKGGAGIILIAGTGSIAFGKDVKGNVHRVGGWGRVLGDEGSGYFLGRLGLSAVTRHIDGRGDKTKLSDMIAKEFGLNDQTSIINAVYKNNFDVASIAPLVMTAAGNKDRVCLAIIENAVVELAWHVQIAAEKISSATSKKVKEKIHVSFIGGLIANETIVSRLLTQYLDVNFPVIEMIPPMSSPAYGAAVLGLSQFKKS, from the coding sequence ATGAAGCTCGAAAAATATATTATCGGAATGGATGGAGGGGGGACCAAAACGCATGCGGTCATTACTAATCTGTCCGGTGTTATTCTAGCAGAACATATTGCCGGTCCGTCGAATTTCCAAATTATCGGCGTCGAGAAAGCTGCCGAAACGATCTATTCATTGATTGAAATGTGTTGCGATTCTGTTGAATGTGCAATAAGTGATCTCTCCATTGTTGCGTGCGGCTTAACGGGGGCAGGAAGAACCGGCGACCAAAAACGAATGGCAGATGGATTGAAAAAATTTTCTGCTGCAAAAAAGAAAAAACTGAAAAAGGTTATTATAGAAAGTGATGCGCGGATTGCACTTGAAGGGGCGTTCAAGGGTGGGGCTGGAATTATCTTGATTGCCGGAACGGGATCGATTGCTTTTGGTAAAGATGTAAAAGGGAATGTACATCGAGTCGGTGGTTGGGGAAGAGTGCTTGGAGATGAGGGAAGCGGTTACTTTCTCGGTCGTTTAGGATTATCTGCTGTCACAAGACATATTGACGGACGCGGTGATAAGACAAAGCTGTCTGATATGATCGCAAAAGAATTCGGATTGAACGATCAGACGTCCATAATCAATGCTGTTTATAAAAACAATTTCGATGTGGCGTCAATCGCTCCATTAGTAATGACAGCGGCAGGAAACAAAGACAGAGTTTGTCTTGCAATTATTGAGAATGCGGTTGTTGAACTTGCATGGCATGTTCAAATTGCTGCGGAAAAAATTTCATCCGCCACTTCCAAAAAAGTGAAAGAGAAGATCCATGTTTCGTTCATTGGAGGCCTCATCGCTAACGAAACAATTGTTTCACGGCTGCTTACACAATATCTTGACGTAAATTTCCCGGTCATCGAAATGATCCCGCCCATGTCATCACCGGCGTACGGTGCGGCTGTATTAGGGCTCTCTCAATTCAAAAAATCATGA
- a CDS encoding glycoside hydrolase family 3 N-terminal domain-containing protein, producing MKRILPFCLFGIFFSCSSSRDVQVEPNSTRSSSVVDSTKSSDWVESIMRNLTIRQKVAQLFIIWTRAGYMPHDSKTWQENYRYAKEVGVGGFYFSHGSAYGFPVNANKLQRVASIPLLMTADFEWGAGMRIQESTTFPRAMALGATRDTNLSYEMGKAIAHETRALGIHQNYSPVVDVNNNPKNPVINTRSFGEDPRLVSNFARAFIRGTQEGNVIATVKHFPGHGDTDIDTHLDLPSVHFSRERFDSLELLPYRDAIVNGVMSVMIAHIHAAVFDESDSIPSTVSENVITKLLKNEMKFDGMIVTDALAMKGVSKLFNPGDAATRAVKAGADVLLTSPNTDDAIDSILAAINRGEISEERIDYSVRKMLKYKQWAGLDTNRLVDIDTVANIVFTKTHQELAKTIARKSITVLGNENNILPFQNLNGKKIIDFVFSDTEDPDDADNLHDELFKRKRMELVRIDPRSNQMEYDDALKKAKFADMIICQFMYYTRSEAMSGFLPKKVSELMSAIIEFKKPVIGISMGNPYVVMEFPKLDAYVATFSPSKFSLDAAAEVVFGEQPSYGKLPVTIPGRYAFGEGVAYKSIVLREGKPEEAGFNADSLSRVDSIIEKAIADSAFPGAVLLVAKDGIVVHEQAYGHFTYDALSERMTTDAIFDLASVTKVISTTSAVMKLVEEKKISLDDKIVKYFPAFGQNGKENITIYNLLVHNSGLPAWRKFYEFCDSATCVMDSIFATSLIYTTGDSTMYSDLGLITTGKIIEKVTGATLANYVDSMFFKPLGMMSTMYNPPAELWKRVVPTEVDSFWKKTYAAVRGRVHDENAVTLGGISGHAGLFSTASDLAKILQMELNYGRYNGKRYLDSSTIALFTQTQSEKSSRGIGWDTRSTGRSFSGQYTSQRTFLHTGFTGTSVVVDPEKRVIVVFLTNRVYPTRNTLKLLRLRPVVHEAVFRALK from the coding sequence ATGAAAAGAATTCTTCCATTCTGTCTCTTCGGCATTTTTTTTAGCTGTTCTTCGTCCCGCGATGTTCAAGTTGAACCAAATTCTACACGGTCATCCTCCGTTGTTGATTCAACAAAGTCAAGCGATTGGGTTGAGTCGATAATGCGCAATCTGACAATCAGACAGAAAGTAGCTCAACTGTTCATTATTTGGACAAGAGCCGGTTATATGCCGCATGATTCCAAAACATGGCAGGAAAATTATCGTTACGCAAAAGAGGTCGGTGTCGGTGGGTTCTATTTTTCTCATGGCAGCGCCTACGGGTTTCCGGTGAATGCAAACAAACTGCAGCGAGTTGCATCAATTCCGCTGCTGATGACTGCGGATTTTGAATGGGGTGCGGGAATGCGCATCCAAGAATCAACCACATTTCCACGGGCAATGGCGCTCGGTGCAACAAGGGATACGAATCTCTCATATGAAATGGGAAAAGCAATTGCCCACGAAACACGTGCACTGGGAATCCATCAAAATTATTCTCCCGTTGTCGATGTGAACAATAATCCGAAAAACCCGGTCATCAACACCCGTTCGTTTGGAGAAGATCCCCGCCTCGTGAGCAATTTTGCTCGTGCATTCATTCGTGGAACACAAGAAGGGAATGTCATTGCAACGGTGAAACACTTTCCGGGGCACGGTGACACAGACATTGACACACATCTTGATCTTCCTTCAGTTCATTTCTCCCGAGAGCGTTTTGATTCGTTAGAACTTCTTCCGTATAGAGATGCAATTGTTAATGGAGTGATGTCAGTGATGATTGCCCACATTCATGCCGCTGTATTTGACGAATCCGATTCGATACCTTCCACTGTCTCGGAAAATGTCATTACAAAATTGTTAAAGAACGAAATGAAGTTTGATGGTATGATTGTTACCGATGCACTTGCGATGAAAGGCGTTTCTAAGCTCTTCAATCCGGGGGATGCTGCTACACGTGCAGTAAAAGCCGGAGCGGATGTATTGTTGACGTCCCCCAATACTGACGATGCCATTGATTCGATTCTCGCAGCAATTAATCGAGGAGAAATATCGGAAGAGCGTATCGATTATTCTGTCCGTAAAATGCTGAAGTACAAACAATGGGCTGGCCTCGACACCAATCGGTTAGTTGATATTGATACAGTTGCCAATATTGTCTTTACTAAAACGCACCAGGAATTAGCGAAAACAATAGCGCGGAAATCCATTACGGTGTTGGGAAACGAAAACAATATTCTTCCGTTCCAAAATCTTAATGGTAAAAAAATAATTGATTTCGTCTTTTCCGACACAGAAGATCCGGACGATGCAGACAATCTTCATGATGAACTCTTCAAACGGAAACGGATGGAACTTGTCCGCATTGATCCTCGCAGCAATCAAATGGAATATGATGATGCGCTGAAGAAAGCCAAGTTTGCGGATATGATTATCTGTCAGTTTATGTATTATACCAGATCGGAAGCGATGTCGGGATTCCTTCCCAAAAAAGTCTCCGAACTGATGAGTGCCATTATCGAATTTAAAAAACCAGTGATTGGGATCTCCATGGGAAACCCGTACGTGGTGATGGAATTTCCCAAACTTGATGCGTATGTCGCAACGTTTAGTCCCAGCAAATTCTCATTGGATGCAGCCGCTGAGGTGGTCTTTGGTGAACAACCATCTTATGGAAAACTTCCCGTCACCATACCGGGACGTTATGCTTTTGGCGAAGGGGTAGCATATAAATCAATTGTTCTTCGCGAAGGCAAGCCTGAAGAGGCAGGTTTCAATGCTGATTCTCTTTCTCGAGTCGATTCCATTATTGAAAAAGCAATTGCGGATTCCGCATTCCCCGGGGCAGTGCTGCTCGTGGCGAAAGATGGCATTGTCGTTCATGAACAAGCGTACGGGCATTTCACTTATGATGCTCTCTCCGAACGGATGACAACGGATGCTATTTTCGATCTTGCTTCCGTAACCAAAGTGATATCCACAACAAGTGCCGTAATGAAACTGGTGGAAGAAAAAAAGATTTCGCTGGATGATAAAATTGTAAAATATTTTCCTGCCTTCGGACAAAATGGCAAAGAAAATATTACCATCTATAATCTTTTAGTGCATAACAGCGGCTTGCCGGCATGGAGAAAATTTTATGAATTTTGCGATTCTGCAACATGCGTTATGGATTCTATTTTTGCAACGTCGCTCATTTATACGACGGGCGATTCAACGATGTATAGCGATCTTGGATTAATCACCACCGGAAAAATTATTGAGAAAGTGACCGGAGCAACCCTTGCAAATTATGTTGATTCAATGTTTTTCAAGCCTCTGGGGATGATGAGCACCATGTATAATCCTCCGGCAGAATTGTGGAAACGTGTCGTACCGACGGAAGTCGATTCCTTCTGGAAGAAAACCTATGCTGCCGTTCGGGGACGAGTGCATGATGAAAATGCAGTAACGCTCGGCGGAATATCCGGACATGCAGGATTATTCTCCACTGCGTCGGATCTGGCAAAGATCCTGCAAATGGAATTGAATTATGGACGATACAACGGAAAACGGTATTTAGATTCGTCTACTATTGCATTATTCACCCAGACACAGAGCGAAAAGAGCAGCCGCGGTATAGGATGGGATACCCGGTCTACGGGACGATCATTTTCAGGACAGTATACCTCACAGCGCACATTTTTGCATACAGGATTTACAGGAACTTCAGTTGTTGTCGATCCTGAAAAAAGGGTGATCGTCGTCTTCTTGACGAATCGTGTCTATCCAACGCGCAACACATTAAAGTTACTACGTCTTCGTCCCGTAGTGCATGAAGCTGTTTTTCGTGCACTTAAATAG
- a CDS encoding DUF4922 domain-containing protein, protein MLSQKTFSRFPTAQHQSLSEQILHLYHEQQHQWPMLAEGVSALQSVQTKVIDCGSFSARLQYNPKRIVSTGAKVDAVSIKERKCFLCLENLPPEQQGVLYKEKFLVLCNPMPIFREHFTISHIEHIPQSIEEQILSFLSLAKDLSPGYTVFYNGPKCGASAPDHMHFQASPAGLIPVEREMVEHKKIKKNINGITVSTLERYGRSVITLEGKSEQEMELSFLRLTSSLRKVMNTNEEPMMNVIGSYDDGVWRLIIFVRSKHRPASFFFEREAKVLISPAAVDIGGLVVTPMEKDFLTVDAPHLSGIYHEVSIPEETLNIILEKI, encoded by the coding sequence ATGCTCTCACAGAAGACCTTTTCACGATTTCCGACGGCACAACATCAATCACTTTCCGAACAGATACTTCATCTCTATCATGAACAACAGCATCAATGGCCGATGCTTGCCGAAGGAGTTTCGGCTTTACAGAGTGTCCAAACAAAAGTTATTGACTGCGGTTCATTTTCCGCACGCCTGCAATATAATCCAAAGCGCATTGTCAGCACCGGTGCAAAGGTGGATGCGGTATCGATCAAAGAACGAAAATGTTTTCTTTGTCTAGAAAATCTTCCGCCGGAACAACAAGGTGTTCTCTATAAAGAAAAATTTCTCGTGCTGTGCAATCCCATGCCAATCTTTCGGGAACATTTCACAATTTCTCATATTGAGCATATTCCCCAATCGATTGAAGAGCAGATCCTTTCGTTTCTTTCCTTGGCAAAAGATCTGTCACCCGGATATACCGTATTTTATAACGGGCCTAAATGCGGTGCTTCCGCCCCCGATCATATGCATTTTCAAGCTTCTCCAGCAGGATTGATTCCTGTCGAACGGGAAATGGTAGAACACAAAAAAATTAAAAAAAATATTAACGGAATAACAGTCTCAACACTTGAACGGTACGGACGAAGCGTCATTACATTGGAGGGGAAAAGTGAACAGGAAATGGAGTTGTCGTTCCTTCGGTTGACCTCATCGTTAAGAAAAGTGATGAACACGAACGAAGAACCGATGATGAATGTTATTGGTTCCTATGACGATGGAGTGTGGCGTTTGATCATTTTCGTTCGGAGTAAACATCGTCCGGCTTCCTTTTTTTTTGAACGTGAAGCAAAAGTATTGATTAGTCCCGCAGCTGTGGATATCGGCGGATTAGTTGTAACGCCGATGGAAAAAGATTTTCTTACGGTAGATGCTCCTCATCTCAGCGGGATCTATCACGAAGTTTCCATTCCGGAAGAAACACTGAATATTATTCTTGAAAAAATATGA
- a CDS encoding SpoIID/LytB domain-containing protein encodes MISSEPIIKIGVVENYVEVSGELLEKFKITNDVIVTGKFKAILKNGEIILYGGKEIELIRGKEITFAPVNGGAFTIHDVVFGINFHWERKEHQTFQGSLRLVARNKGITAINEVSVEKYLASVISSEMSASAPMDLLKAHAITSRSWLVAMLEMKKKFSNLGIPSQRTTQTENELIRYYDREDHDIFDVCADDHCQRYQGITKDISNAATEAISATRGMFLVYQNDICDARFSKSCGGISEPFHTTWGETQYHYLMPVSCSEQHQYTPPQSNTEAEEWILSSPEAFCNTTDGNILRQILPSFDQETTDFFRWKVQYSTTELSELVQNKSGIDFGTILSLIPLQRGPSGRITRLKIEGTKRTLVVGKELEIRRWLSKSHLYSSAFVVQKENDAFVLRGAGWGHGVGLCQIGAAVMAVKGFKAEEIVKHYFQDAELKKLY; translated from the coding sequence ATGATCTCATCTGAACCGATCATTAAAATTGGAGTAGTAGAAAATTATGTGGAAGTTTCCGGTGAATTACTGGAAAAGTTTAAAATTACGAATGATGTCATTGTGACCGGTAAGTTCAAGGCTATCCTAAAGAATGGGGAAATTATACTCTATGGAGGGAAGGAGATAGAACTGATTCGCGGGAAAGAGATCACCTTTGCACCGGTCAATGGCGGAGCATTTACGATCCATGATGTTGTTTTCGGAATCAATTTTCATTGGGAACGAAAAGAGCATCAAACATTTCAGGGTTCGTTACGCTTGGTAGCCCGCAACAAAGGAATCACCGCGATCAATGAAGTATCAGTAGAAAAATATCTTGCCAGCGTTATTTCCTCGGAGATGAGCGCCAGCGCTCCGATGGATTTGTTAAAAGCACATGCCATTACATCTCGCAGCTGGCTGGTAGCAATGCTGGAGATGAAGAAAAAATTCTCCAATCTCGGCATACCATCGCAACGTACAACCCAAACGGAGAACGAACTAATCCGATATTATGATCGTGAAGATCATGATATCTTTGACGTCTGCGCGGATGACCATTGTCAACGGTATCAAGGTATTACAAAAGATATTTCGAATGCCGCCACCGAAGCGATAAGCGCAACACGAGGAATGTTTCTTGTGTATCAAAATGATATCTGCGATGCACGCTTTTCCAAATCGTGCGGAGGTATTTCCGAACCATTCCATACAACATGGGGAGAAACACAATATCATTACCTAATGCCGGTTTCATGTTCAGAGCAACATCAGTATACTCCACCACAATCAAACACAGAAGCGGAAGAGTGGATCCTTTCTTCGCCTGAAGCGTTTTGTAACACAACAGACGGCAACATATTACGCCAGATTCTTCCGTCATTCGATCAAGAAACGACAGATTTTTTTCGGTGGAAAGTACAATATTCAACAACCGAGCTTTCAGAATTGGTTCAAAATAAATCGGGGATCGATTTCGGCACAATATTAAGTCTCATCCCGCTCCAACGCGGTCCATCGGGAAGGATCACCCGTTTGAAAATTGAAGGGACAAAAAGGACATTGGTTGTTGGCAAAGAGCTGGAGATTCGCCGATGGCTATCAAAATCGCATTTATACAGTTCTGCTTTTGTTGTGCAGAAGGAGAATGATGCGTTCGTTTTACGTGGTGCGGGATGGGGACACGGAGTCGGATTGTGTCAAATTGGTGCGGCAGTGATGGCGGTGAAGGGCTTCAAAGCGGAAGAGATTGTGAAACACTATTTTCAGGATGCGGAATTAAAGAAACTGTATTAA
- a CDS encoding glycosyl hydrolase produces MKKVVVVILAICSISFAQKFDTLKSSILSGLKFRSVGPSIVGGRIIDFAVYPGNRSIYYVGVASGGVWKTTNSGTTWESIFENEGSYSIGCVVLNPSNPHEVWVGTGELNSQRSVGYGDGIYKSDNGGKSWKKMGLEKSEHISAIVFDPRDTKIMYVAAQGPLWKEGGDRGLYKSTDGGTTWKNLLKPSEHTGVFEIVLDPRNPDVVYATTYQRRRHFWSMIDGGPEGSIQKSIDGGATWKKLSTGLPSGDLGKIGLAISSVNPDVLFAYVEAQGDGSGIYRSTDRGATWEKRNSYNDVPMYYSKIYCDPVNVDRIYATGTFMYYSNDAGKTLSRIGEKSVHVDYHAIWIDPKDPSYMLLGTDGGLYESHDKNKTWRFINNMPTMQFYRVTVDNAEPFYNIYGGTQDNASLGGPSRTMSKYGIHNFDWFVTIGGDGFESQIDPTDPNIVYSQYQYGGIARYDKKTGEGLWIQPIEEKGEAGLRWNWDSPLLISPHSPSRLYFGANKLFRSDDRGASWRAVSGDLSRQKDRNSIPMMGKLWSIDAINRHGNTAAWGNLSQISESAKKENLIYIGTDDGLIQITEDGGVNWRKIEKISGIPELAYTSVVFASQHNENVAYAAFDNHQQGDFKPYLLRSEDKGKSWKTISNNLPANGSVKSFIEDHVDPNVLFVGTEFGIYVSNNGGKIWTQLNSGLPTIAIRDIDIQKRENDLVIATFGRGFYVLDDYSPLRDMKPDILEKEASIFEVKDALLYVEKDPLAGDDQGWQGDNFYHASNPPFGATFTYYLKEAYKTKKQLRKDAEKEAEKKKSDIKIPSHDEARSENDEDSPVIIFTIKDESGTIVRKILGENSAGVNRVTWDLRYSSLDPVTNSTSADGKNSAWFVMPGKYSVTMSKRLDGVETALASSMEFLCKPLGTSSVPTNDRTALVSFQRKAAQLQRVVFATNSYLNELKSKMNAIKAALMQSQGETGTTYKTLRDLELRLVQIKRSFSGDEIISRRNDVASPGILTRMNSLTESFFSSYADVTETQKKAYQIAVDEFNREYANIKKISNEELPALYRSLDAMTSPIIPGRLPEWKKE; encoded by the coding sequence ATGAAAAAAGTCGTCGTTGTTATTCTCGCCATTTGTTCCATTTCCTTCGCGCAAAAATTCGATACACTGAAATCTTCCATATTAAGTGGTTTAAAATTCAGATCTGTTGGGCCTTCCATCGTCGGCGGAAGAATTATTGATTTTGCTGTCTATCCCGGAAATCGGAGCATCTATTATGTCGGTGTTGCATCCGGCGGTGTATGGAAAACGACAAACAGCGGAACAACATGGGAATCAATTTTTGAAAATGAAGGATCATATTCCATTGGCTGTGTTGTCTTAAATCCAAGTAATCCTCATGAAGTGTGGGTTGGAACGGGCGAACTGAACAGTCAGCGAAGTGTCGGTTACGGAGATGGAATATATAAATCTGACAATGGTGGAAAATCATGGAAAAAAATGGGACTGGAAAAGTCTGAGCATATTTCGGCGATTGTATTCGATCCGCGTGATACAAAAATCATGTATGTAGCTGCACAAGGTCCATTGTGGAAGGAAGGTGGAGATCGCGGGTTATACAAATCTACAGATGGGGGAACCACTTGGAAAAATCTTCTCAAACCAAGTGAACATACGGGAGTATTCGAAATCGTTCTGGATCCGCGAAATCCAGACGTGGTGTATGCTACAACATATCAGCGCCGAAGACATTTCTGGTCGATGATTGATGGGGGACCGGAAGGATCAATTCAGAAATCGATCGATGGTGGCGCAACATGGAAAAAATTATCAACCGGACTCCCAAGCGGTGATCTTGGCAAGATTGGTCTTGCAATTTCGTCGGTCAATCCCGATGTGCTGTTTGCTTATGTTGAAGCGCAAGGAGATGGAAGTGGAATTTATCGTTCAACGGATCGCGGTGCAACATGGGAAAAACGAAATTCCTATAATGACGTTCCGATGTATTATTCAAAGATTTATTGTGATCCGGTCAACGTTGACAGAATTTACGCTACGGGAACATTCATGTATTATTCGAATGATGCCGGAAAAACATTGTCCCGCATTGGCGAAAAAAGTGTTCATGTAGATTATCATGCCATTTGGATCGATCCGAAAGATCCTTCCTATATGCTGTTAGGAACTGACGGCGGACTTTATGAATCCCATGATAAAAACAAAACATGGCGATTCATTAATAACATGCCGACAATGCAGTTCTATCGTGTCACTGTTGATAATGCCGAGCCATTCTATAACATTTACGGCGGAACACAGGATAATGCATCGCTTGGTGGTCCGTCGCGCACAATGAGCAAATACGGTATCCATAATTTTGATTGGTTTGTCACCATCGGCGGAGATGGATTCGAATCTCAAATCGATCCGACCGATCCAAATATTGTCTATTCACAGTACCAATACGGCGGGATTGCACGATATGACAAAAAAACGGGGGAAGGTTTATGGATCCAGCCAATTGAGGAAAAAGGGGAAGCGGGATTGCGATGGAATTGGGATTCACCATTGTTAATCTCACCTCATTCTCCATCACGTCTCTATTTTGGTGCAAACAAACTATTCCGCAGCGACGACCGTGGGGCATCATGGAGAGCGGTAAGCGGAGATCTTTCACGTCAAAAAGATCGTAACTCAATTCCGATGATGGGAAAATTGTGGAGCATTGATGCAATCAATCGTCATGGGAATACGGCGGCGTGGGGAAATCTTTCGCAAATTTCCGAATCTGCAAAGAAAGAAAATCTTATCTATATCGGAACAGATGATGGATTGATCCAAATAACAGAAGATGGTGGAGTCAACTGGAGAAAAATTGAAAAAATCTCCGGAATTCCCGAACTGGCATATACATCGGTTGTCTTTGCATCACAGCATAATGAAAACGTTGCTTATGCTGCATTTGATAATCATCAACAAGGTGATTTTAAACCGTACTTGTTACGAAGTGAGGACAAAGGGAAATCATGGAAAACGATCTCGAATAATCTTCCCGCAAACGGTTCAGTGAAATCATTTATCGAAGATCATGTTGATCCAAATGTGCTTTTCGTCGGCACAGAATTTGGTATATATGTTTCCAACAATGGCGGTAAGATTTGGACACAGTTAAATTCTGGTCTGCCGACCATTGCGATAAGGGATATCGATATTCAAAAACGAGAGAATGATTTGGTGATCGCAACATTTGGTCGAGGGTTTTATGTATTGGATGATTATTCTCCTCTTCGCGATATGAAGCCGGATATCTTGGAAAAAGAAGCGTCCATTTTTGAAGTGAAAGATGCTCTTCTCTACGTTGAAAAAGATCCTCTTGCCGGCGATGATCAGGGATGGCAGGGAGATAATTTTTATCATGCAAGCAATCCTCCCTTTGGCGCCACATTCACCTATTATCTGAAGGAAGCATATAAAACGAAGAAGCAGCTCCGTAAAGATGCAGAAAAGGAAGCGGAAAAGAAGAAGTCCGATATTAAAATTCCATCGCATGATGAAGCAAGGAGTGAAAACGACGAAGATTCGCCGGTAATTATCTTTACTATTAAGGACGAATCGGGAACTATCGTTCGAAAAATATTGGGAGAGAATTCTGCAGGGGTGAACCGTGTTACATGGGATCTGCGCTATTCTTCTCTCGATCCCGTTACCAATTCAACCTCAGCTGATGGAAAGAACTCCGCATGGTTTGTGATGCCCGGGAAATATTCTGTAACAATGTCAAAACGATTGGATGGAGTTGAAACTGCTCTTGCATCATCAATGGAATTTCTCTGTAAGCCACTTGGCACTTCTTCTGTCCCGACCAACGATAGAACTGCCCTTGTTTCCTTCCAGCGCAAAGCCGCTCAATTGCAAAGAGTGGTATTTGCAACGAACAGTTACTTGAATGAACTGAAGTCAAAAATGAATGCAATCAAAGCAGCACTAATGCAAAGCCAGGGTGAGACAGGAACAACATATAAAACACTTCGCGATTTGGAATTGCGCCTTGTTCAGATTAAACGGTCTTTCTCGGGAGATGAAATTATTTCCCGCAGGAATGATGTCGCTTCACCGGGAATTCTGACGAGAATGAACTCTCTGACCGAAAGTTTTTTCTCATCGTATGCCGATGTGACTGAGACGCAAAAGAAGGCGTATCAAATTGCAGTGGATGAGTTTAACCGTGAATATGCCAATATCAAAAAGATTTCGAATGAGGAACTCCCTGCGCTCTATCGAAGTCTGGATGCGATGACCTCACCAATTATCCCGGGACGATTGCCCGAATGGAAAAAAGAATAA
- a CDS encoding MFS transporter: MDVNNNSSGKRPWSWIPSLYFAQGIPYVVVMTISVIMYKKLGVSNTDIAYYTSWLYLPWVIKPLWSPLIDIFKTKRFWIVALQMIIGASLAAVAFTIPMDAYFQWSIAVFWLMAFSSATHDIAADGFYMLGLEQHQQAAFVGVRSTFYRIAMITGQGALVYLAGYLETHSGSIATAWSITFFILAGIFLSLAMYHRFMLPYPVSDKSVVEKASASAVLKEFFRTFGSFFKKKEIIVVLCFLLFYRFAEAQLVKLVTPFLLDSRTDGGLGLTTSDVGIAYGTVGVICLTLGGLLGGYVISKRGLRFWLWIMVFAIHLPDAMFVYLSYMQPENFAIICAAIGVEQFGYGFGFTAYMLYMVMISDGPYKTAHYAICTGFMALGMMIPGMFSGKLQDAIGYQYFFLWVMASTIPGFVVALLVKIDPEFGKKKSQ, translated from the coding sequence ATGGATGTCAATAATAATTCTTCGGGGAAACGTCCATGGTCGTGGATTCCCTCATTATATTTTGCACAAGGGATTCCCTACGTTGTTGTTATGACAATCTCGGTAATCATGTATAAGAAACTCGGTGTTTCCAATACCGATATCGCATACTATACTAGTTGGTTATATCTGCCTTGGGTGATTAAACCGTTGTGGAGTCCGCTGATAGATATTTTTAAAACCAAACGTTTTTGGATCGTTGCGCTGCAGATGATTATCGGCGCATCGCTGGCGGCTGTGGCGTTTACGATTCCGATGGATGCCTATTTCCAATGGTCCATTGCTGTGTTTTGGCTGATGGCGTTCAGTTCTGCCACGCATGATATTGCGGCTGATGGGTTTTATATGCTTGGACTTGAACAGCATCAGCAAGCTGCATTTGTCGGTGTGCGAAGCACATTCTATCGAATTGCTATGATTACGGGACAAGGTGCATTGGTCTATCTTGCAGGGTATTTGGAAACACATTCCGGTTCAATTGCTACGGCATGGTCAATCACATTTTTTATTTTGGCAGGAATATTTCTTTCGCTCGCAATGTATCATCGTTTTATGCTGCCGTACCCTGTTAGCGACAAATCAGTTGTCGAAAAAGCATCGGCATCAGCTGTCTTAAAGGAATTTTTCCGGACATTCGGGTCGTTCTTCAAGAAAAAAGAGATCATTGTTGTTCTCTGTTTTCTTCTCTTCTATCGTTTTGCCGAAGCGCAGTTGGTAAAACTTGTCACTCCGTTTTTGCTTGATTCCCGAACAGATGGAGGATTGGGTTTAACAACAAGTGATGTTGGTATTGCCTACGGAACTGTGGGAGTAATTTGTTTAACTCTTGGTGGACTGCTTGGGGGATATGTAATTTCTAAACGAGGTCTTCGATTCTGGCTTTGGATTATGGTCTTTGCAATCCATCTTCCTGATGCAATGTTTGTTTATTTGTCCTATATGCAGCCCGAAAATTTCGCCATCATTTGTGCGGCAATCGGCGTTGAACAATTCGGTTATGGTTTCGGATTTACTGCATACATGTTGTATATGGTGATGATCTCTGACGGTCCCTACAAAACGGCGCACTATGCTATCTGTACCGGATTTATGGCTCTCGGGATGATGATTCCGGGAATGTTCAGCGGTAAACTGCAGGATGCAATCGGCTATCAGTATTTCTTTTTATGGGTGATGGCATCGACAATTCCCGGGTTTGTGGTTGCCTTGTTGGTGAAAATCGATCCTGAATTCGGAAAAAAGAAATCTCAATAA